The Athene noctua chromosome 23, bAthNoc1.hap1.1, whole genome shotgun sequence genome window below encodes:
- the MICAL1 gene encoding F-actin-monooxygenase MICAL1 isoform X1, which translates to MSVPADEPGNPAHAIFERFLRAGECREVLSCFGELCQRLGLQGSGLQLYHGLKAALNYWSAKALWSKLDKKAGHKDYDQGTACASTKCLVVGAGPCGLRAAIELVLLGARVVLVEKRDSFSRNNVLHLWPFTIHDLRALGAKKFYGRFCTGTLDHISIRQLQLILLKVALLLGVEVHINVQFKGLVPPAGKAGGHGGWRAVLQPSSSPLSHYEFDVLISAGGGKFVPEGFKRKETRGKLAIGITTNFINRHSRAEVEVAEISGVARIYNQKFFQNLYNKTGIDLENIVYYKDDTHYFVMTAKKQSLLKKGVILQDKADIESLLSPENVNRSALLSYAKEAANFSTNYRLPQLEFALNHRNLPDVDMFDFTCMTRSENAALVREHNGARLLLGLVGDCLVEPFWPLGTGVARGFLAAFDAAWMVRRWAAGTPPLEVLAERESIYQHLSQTSPDNTNKNISQYSIDPATRYPNINLQAIKASQVRDLYLVGTVEMDHKRKSDNRLSNVVSGDAYEELLSWCQASTAGYRGVAVTDFTSSWTSGLALCALIHRFRPDLVNFDSVDPQDPIQTHQMMLDTAEQELGIQPVLSSAEMATMAEPDRLGLITYLSQFYEAFKTSPEAEEVSKKPLSPRGTRGAILFLSKLQKSRNMTHKRAQDSAQKDAEAKRNHRDAELDMGLDGDTLDGAHKPPQTATMDPGQPPARGESSDACYFCGRRVYILERASAEGRFFHRGCFQCWQCGATLRLGDYAFNEEDGHFYCSLHYPNPPSMDLPQDEPPVLPDGDATATRPPLDAGSPCVAPKEGAFSPLHPPAAAPQPGGEPVAAEDAGDTAEQELLAEPEEDVSEEEDLRAEPQALAEEGEESGGRRKIVLTPLEKLKLSTLNLTAEGEPEPPPKPARRWLQAAPEALPAQWQGQNAWEEEEEVAVEEALEESDSEKEEEEEEEEGTDLDIMAELGQEVPDAGTDPPARATIPSQHLDLEEEEKYPTWKRTLARRAREAQMKRFCKAQAIQRRLEEIEVTFRELEQQGIKLEKLLRDEDGTPADKKTQWMNQLLYLVQKKNSLMSEESDLMIVVQELKLQEQQWQLDQKLRSYMNREESLKTPEDHAAEQEILEQLVEVVNKRDVLIHMQEEKRLSELRA; encoded by the exons ATGAGTGTGCCGGCTGACGAGCCGGGCAACCCGGCCCATGCCATCTTCGAGAGGTTCCTGCGTGCCGGGGAGTGCCGGGAGGTGCTGAGCTGCTTCGGGGAGCTGTGCCAGCgcctggggctgcagggcagcgGCCTCCAGCTCTACCACGGCCTCAAGGCTGCCCTCAACTACTGGAGTGCCAAGGCCCTGTGGAGCAAGCTGGATAAGAAAGCTGGGCACAAGGACTACGACCAGGGCACAGCCTGTGCCAGCACCAAG TGCCTGGTGGTGGGGGCCGGCCCCTGCGGGCTGCGGGCGGCCATCgagctggtgctgctgggtgccCGCGTGGTGCTGGTGGAGAAGAGGGACTCCTTCTCCCGCAACAACGTCCTGCACCTCTGGCCCTTCACCATCCACGACCTGCGGGCGCTGGGTGCCAAGAAATTTTATGGGCGCTTCTGCACTGGCACACTGGACCACATCA gtaTCCGGCAGCTCCAACTGATCCTGCTGAAGgtggctctgctgctgggggtggaggTGCACATCAACGTGCAGTTCAAGGGCCTCGTCCCCCCCGCGGGCAAGGCGGGTGGACATG GCGGCTGGcgggctgtgctgcagcccagctcctCTCCCCTCAGCCACTACGAGTTTGACGTCCTCATCTCAGCCGGCGGCGGCAAATTTGTCCCCGAAG GGTTCAAGCGGAAGGAGACACGGGGGAAGTTGGCCATCGGCATCACCACCAACTTCATCAACCGCCACAGCCGGGCTGAGGTGGAGGTGGCTGAGATCAGTGGCGTGGCCCGAATTTACAACCAGAAGTTCTTCCAAAACCTCTACAACAAAACGG GCATCGACCTGGAAAACATCGTCTACTACAAGGACGACACTCACTATTTTGTCATGACGGCCAAGAAGCAGAGCCTGCTCAAGAAGGGGGTCATCCTCCAG GACAAAGCGGACATCGAGAGCCTCCTGTCCCCGGAGAACGTGAACCGCAGTGCTCTCCTCAGCTATGCCAAAGAAGCCGCCAACTTCTCCACCAACTACCGCCTGCCCCAATTGGAATTCGCCCTCAACCACCGGAACCTGCCAGACGTCGACATGTTTGACTTCACTTGCATGACACGCTCGGAGAACGCGGCGCTGGTGCGGGAGCACAACGGGGCCCGTCTGCTCCTCGGGCTGGTGGGAGACTGCTTGGTGGAG CCTTTCTGGCCACTGGGCACCGGCGTGGCCAGGGGCTTCCTGGCCGCCTTCGACGCAGCGTGGATGGTGCGGCGGTGGgcagccgggacccccccacTGGAGGTGCTGGCCGAGAG GGAGAGCATCTACCAGCACCTCTCACAGACCTCCCCAGACAACACCAACAAGAATATCAGCCAGTACAGCATCGACCCGGCCACGCGCTACCCCAACATCAACCTGCAGGCCATCAAAGCCAGCCAG GTCCGGGACCTCTATCTTGTGGGCACGGTGGAGATGGACCACAAGAGGAAGAGCGACAACCGCCTCAGCAATG TGGTGTCTGGAGACGCCTATGAGGAGCTGCTGAGCTGGTGCCAGGCCAGCACGGCTGGGTACCGTGGTGTGGCAGTCACCGACTTCACCTCCTCCTGGACCAGCGGTCTGGCCCTCTGCGCCCTCATCCACCGCTTTCGCCCCGACCTGGT AAACTTTGACTCTGTGGACCCCCAGGATCCCATCCAGACCCACCAGATGATGCTGGACACGGCGGAGCAGGAGCTGGGCATCCAGCCCGTCCTCTCCAGTGCCGAGATGGCCACCATGGCAGAGCCCGACCGCCTGGGGCTCATCACCTACCTCAGCCAATTTTATGAAGCTTTCAAAACCTCTCCAG AGGCAGAGGAGGTCAGCAAGAAGCCCCTGTCTCCCCGCGGCACGCGAGGGGCCATCCTCTTCCTCAGCAAGCTGCAGAAAAGCCGGAACATGACACACAAGCGTGCCCAG GATAGTGCCCAGAAGGACGCTGAGGCCAAGAGGAACCACAGGGACGCTGAG CTGGACATGGGGCTGGATGGAGACACTCTGGACGGTGCCCACAAGCCACCACAAACTGCCACCATGGACCCAGGGCAG CCGCCGGCCCGCGGGGAGAGCAGTGACGCCTGCTACTTCTGCGGCCGCCGCGTCTACATCCTGGAGCGAGCCAGCGCCGAGGGACGCTTCTTCCACCGCGGGTGCTTCCAGTGCTGGCAGTGCGGGGCCACCCTGCGCCTGGGCGACTACGCCTTCAACGAGGAGGACG GTCATTTTTACTGTTCGCTTCACTACCCCAATCCACCCAGCATGGATCTGCCCCAGGACGAGCCCCCGGTGCTGCCTGATGGG GATGCCACTGCCACCCGCCCGCCCTTGGATGCTGGGAGCCCGTGTGTGGCCCCCAAGGAGGGGGCATTCAGTCCCCTGCACCCCCcggcagcagccccacagccgGGGGGAGAGCCTGTGGCAGCAGAGGATGCTGGAGACACAgcggagcaggagctgctggcagagcctgAGGAGGATGTGAGCGAGGAGGAGGATCTCAGAGCAGAGCCCCAAGCACTAGCAGAGGAGGGCGAGGAGAGTGGGGGCAGGAGGAAGATTGTCCTCACGCCGCTGGAGAAGCTCAAGCTGTCCACGCTGAACCTCACCGCTGAAGGAGAGCCTGAGCCGCCACCGAAGCCGGCTCGTCGGTGGCTCCAAGCAGCACCCGAGGCTCTCCCTGCCCAGTGGCAGGGACAAAAcgcctgggaggaggaggaggaagtggctGTAGAGGAAG CTTTGGAGGAGAGTGACagtgagaaagaggaggaggaggaggaggaggaaggcacagACCTTGACATCATGGCAGAGTTG gggcaggaggtgccTGACGCAGGGACTGACCCCCCCGCCCGTGCCACCATCCCTTCACAGCACCTGGacctggaggaagaggagaaatacCCCACCTGGAAGCGCACCCTGGCCCGCCGGGCCAGGGAAGCCCAGATGAAGCGGTTCTGCAAAGCCCAG GCCATCCAGAGGCGGCTGGAGGAGATCGAGGTGACATTCCgggagctggagcagcagggcATCAAACTGGAGAAGTTAC
- the MICAL1 gene encoding F-actin-monooxygenase MICAL1 isoform X2, whose product MSVPADEPGNPAHAIFERFLRAGECREVLSCFGELCQRLGLQGSGLQLYHGLKAALNYWSAKALWSKLDKKAGHKDYDQGTACASTKCLVVGAGPCGLRAAIELVLLGARVVLVEKRDSFSRNNVLHLWPFTIHDLRALGAKKFYGRFCTGTLDHISIRQLQLILLKVALLLGVEVHINVQFKGLVPPAGKAGGHGGWRAVLQPSSSPLSHYEFDVLISAGGGKFVPEGFKRKETRGKLAIGITTNFINRHSRAEVEVAEISGVARIYNQKFFQNLYNKTGIDLENIVYYKDDTHYFVMTAKKQSLLKKGVILQDKADIESLLSPENVNRSALLSYAKEAANFSTNYRLPQLEFALNHRNLPDVDMFDFTCMTRSENAALVREHNGARLLLGLVGDCLVEPFWPLGTGVARGFLAAFDAAWMVRRWAAGTPPLEVLAERESIYQHLSQTSPDNTNKNISQYSIDPATRYPNINLQAIKASQVRDLYLVGTVEMDHKRKSDNRLSNVVSGDAYEELLSWCQASTAGYRGVAVTDFTSSWTSGLALCALIHRFRPDLVNFDSVDPQDPIQTHQMMLDTAEQELGIQPVLSSAEMATMAEPDRLGLITYLSQFYEAFKTSPEAEEVSKKPLSPRGTRGAILFLSKLQKSRNMTHKRAQDSAQKDAEAKRNHRDAEPPARGESSDACYFCGRRVYILERASAEGRFFHRGCFQCWQCGATLRLGDYAFNEEDGHFYCSLHYPNPPSMDLPQDEPPVLPDGDATATRPPLDAGSPCVAPKEGAFSPLHPPAAAPQPGGEPVAAEDAGDTAEQELLAEPEEDVSEEEDLRAEPQALAEEGEESGGRRKIVLTPLEKLKLSTLNLTAEGEPEPPPKPARRWLQAAPEALPAQWQGQNAWEEEEEVAVEEALEESDSEKEEEEEEEEGTDLDIMAELGQEVPDAGTDPPARATIPSQHLDLEEEEKYPTWKRTLARRAREAQMKRFCKAQAIQRRLEEIEVTFRELEQQGIKLEKLLRDEDGTPADKKTQWMNQLLYLVQKKNSLMSEESDLMIVVQELKLQEQQWQLDQKLRSYMNREESLKTPEDHAAEQEILEQLVEVVNKRDVLIHMQEEKRLSELRA is encoded by the exons ATGAGTGTGCCGGCTGACGAGCCGGGCAACCCGGCCCATGCCATCTTCGAGAGGTTCCTGCGTGCCGGGGAGTGCCGGGAGGTGCTGAGCTGCTTCGGGGAGCTGTGCCAGCgcctggggctgcagggcagcgGCCTCCAGCTCTACCACGGCCTCAAGGCTGCCCTCAACTACTGGAGTGCCAAGGCCCTGTGGAGCAAGCTGGATAAGAAAGCTGGGCACAAGGACTACGACCAGGGCACAGCCTGTGCCAGCACCAAG TGCCTGGTGGTGGGGGCCGGCCCCTGCGGGCTGCGGGCGGCCATCgagctggtgctgctgggtgccCGCGTGGTGCTGGTGGAGAAGAGGGACTCCTTCTCCCGCAACAACGTCCTGCACCTCTGGCCCTTCACCATCCACGACCTGCGGGCGCTGGGTGCCAAGAAATTTTATGGGCGCTTCTGCACTGGCACACTGGACCACATCA gtaTCCGGCAGCTCCAACTGATCCTGCTGAAGgtggctctgctgctgggggtggaggTGCACATCAACGTGCAGTTCAAGGGCCTCGTCCCCCCCGCGGGCAAGGCGGGTGGACATG GCGGCTGGcgggctgtgctgcagcccagctcctCTCCCCTCAGCCACTACGAGTTTGACGTCCTCATCTCAGCCGGCGGCGGCAAATTTGTCCCCGAAG GGTTCAAGCGGAAGGAGACACGGGGGAAGTTGGCCATCGGCATCACCACCAACTTCATCAACCGCCACAGCCGGGCTGAGGTGGAGGTGGCTGAGATCAGTGGCGTGGCCCGAATTTACAACCAGAAGTTCTTCCAAAACCTCTACAACAAAACGG GCATCGACCTGGAAAACATCGTCTACTACAAGGACGACACTCACTATTTTGTCATGACGGCCAAGAAGCAGAGCCTGCTCAAGAAGGGGGTCATCCTCCAG GACAAAGCGGACATCGAGAGCCTCCTGTCCCCGGAGAACGTGAACCGCAGTGCTCTCCTCAGCTATGCCAAAGAAGCCGCCAACTTCTCCACCAACTACCGCCTGCCCCAATTGGAATTCGCCCTCAACCACCGGAACCTGCCAGACGTCGACATGTTTGACTTCACTTGCATGACACGCTCGGAGAACGCGGCGCTGGTGCGGGAGCACAACGGGGCCCGTCTGCTCCTCGGGCTGGTGGGAGACTGCTTGGTGGAG CCTTTCTGGCCACTGGGCACCGGCGTGGCCAGGGGCTTCCTGGCCGCCTTCGACGCAGCGTGGATGGTGCGGCGGTGGgcagccgggacccccccacTGGAGGTGCTGGCCGAGAG GGAGAGCATCTACCAGCACCTCTCACAGACCTCCCCAGACAACACCAACAAGAATATCAGCCAGTACAGCATCGACCCGGCCACGCGCTACCCCAACATCAACCTGCAGGCCATCAAAGCCAGCCAG GTCCGGGACCTCTATCTTGTGGGCACGGTGGAGATGGACCACAAGAGGAAGAGCGACAACCGCCTCAGCAATG TGGTGTCTGGAGACGCCTATGAGGAGCTGCTGAGCTGGTGCCAGGCCAGCACGGCTGGGTACCGTGGTGTGGCAGTCACCGACTTCACCTCCTCCTGGACCAGCGGTCTGGCCCTCTGCGCCCTCATCCACCGCTTTCGCCCCGACCTGGT AAACTTTGACTCTGTGGACCCCCAGGATCCCATCCAGACCCACCAGATGATGCTGGACACGGCGGAGCAGGAGCTGGGCATCCAGCCCGTCCTCTCCAGTGCCGAGATGGCCACCATGGCAGAGCCCGACCGCCTGGGGCTCATCACCTACCTCAGCCAATTTTATGAAGCTTTCAAAACCTCTCCAG AGGCAGAGGAGGTCAGCAAGAAGCCCCTGTCTCCCCGCGGCACGCGAGGGGCCATCCTCTTCCTCAGCAAGCTGCAGAAAAGCCGGAACATGACACACAAGCGTGCCCAG GATAGTGCCCAGAAGGACGCTGAGGCCAAGAGGAACCACAGGGACGCTGAG CCGCCGGCCCGCGGGGAGAGCAGTGACGCCTGCTACTTCTGCGGCCGCCGCGTCTACATCCTGGAGCGAGCCAGCGCCGAGGGACGCTTCTTCCACCGCGGGTGCTTCCAGTGCTGGCAGTGCGGGGCCACCCTGCGCCTGGGCGACTACGCCTTCAACGAGGAGGACG GTCATTTTTACTGTTCGCTTCACTACCCCAATCCACCCAGCATGGATCTGCCCCAGGACGAGCCCCCGGTGCTGCCTGATGGG GATGCCACTGCCACCCGCCCGCCCTTGGATGCTGGGAGCCCGTGTGTGGCCCCCAAGGAGGGGGCATTCAGTCCCCTGCACCCCCcggcagcagccccacagccgGGGGGAGAGCCTGTGGCAGCAGAGGATGCTGGAGACACAgcggagcaggagctgctggcagagcctgAGGAGGATGTGAGCGAGGAGGAGGATCTCAGAGCAGAGCCCCAAGCACTAGCAGAGGAGGGCGAGGAGAGTGGGGGCAGGAGGAAGATTGTCCTCACGCCGCTGGAGAAGCTCAAGCTGTCCACGCTGAACCTCACCGCTGAAGGAGAGCCTGAGCCGCCACCGAAGCCGGCTCGTCGGTGGCTCCAAGCAGCACCCGAGGCTCTCCCTGCCCAGTGGCAGGGACAAAAcgcctgggaggaggaggaggaagtggctGTAGAGGAAG CTTTGGAGGAGAGTGACagtgagaaagaggaggaggaggaggaggaggaaggcacagACCTTGACATCATGGCAGAGTTG gggcaggaggtgccTGACGCAGGGACTGACCCCCCCGCCCGTGCCACCATCCCTTCACAGCACCTGGacctggaggaagaggagaaatacCCCACCTGGAAGCGCACCCTGGCCCGCCGGGCCAGGGAAGCCCAGATGAAGCGGTTCTGCAAAGCCCAG GCCATCCAGAGGCGGCTGGAGGAGATCGAGGTGACATTCCgggagctggagcagcagggcATCAAACTGGAGAAGTTAC